A region from the Arachis ipaensis cultivar K30076 chromosome B01, Araip1.1, whole genome shotgun sequence genome encodes:
- the LOC107646992 gene encoding uncharacterized protein LOC107646992 isoform X1, with amino-acid sequence MEEDAPTLPLPEAFLQFLEANGLDPSIYTAIDSTPRFIRLKPGFDACVEEVEKEVKCKLEKVQWLQGFYSLPPHVQIAGSRAYQEGKIYGIDASSGAAVMALNVSPGDHVLDLCAAPGAKLCMILDLLGDLGSVTGVDVARHRLAACRTMLQKYALGDRCRLFVADGTTFSVIPVGSRSDCKSFESGLEEKDDVFKEWTSRRPWKERRKANRSGIPQSLSKSQPPELIYYGRHSGVIGLAKGELYKTVSDVEMGSHGYDKVLVDAECTHDGSVKHIQKFENWGWGTFQRRVLDAERTDNLHVLQLNLLRNGFRLLKVGGSLVYSTCSLTLAQNEDVVEHFLKENVNAELAEIDGGARNWPCKSGGIPKTWRFDPLTSQTSGLFVAKFTKVAI; translated from the exons ATGGAAGAAGACGCTCCAACGCTGCCATTGCCAGAAGCTTTCCTTCAATTCCTCGAAGCCAATGGCCTCGACCCTTCGATTTACACTGCAATCGATTCCACCCCACGATTCATTCG GTTGAAACCCGGATTTGATGCTTGTGTTGAAGAGGTTGAAAAAGAGGTGAAGTGCAAACTTGAGAAAGTGCAATGGTTGCAAGGGTTTTACTCTCTTCCACCTCATGTTCAAATTGCTGGTTCTAGGGCATATCAAGAAGGGAAA ATATATGGAATTGATGCATCTTCGGGAGCTGCTGTTATGGCTTTGAATGTATCACCTGGGGATCATGTCCTTGATCTATGTGCTGCTCCTG ggGCTAAACTTTGTATGATACTTGACCTGCTTGGGGACTTGGGCTCTGTGACCGGTGTAGATGTTGCAAGGCATCGTTTGGCTGCATGTAGAACAATGCTGCAGAAATATGCATTGGGTGATCGATGTCGGCTTTTTGTTGCTGATGGAACAACATTTTCAGTTATTCCTGTGGGATCTCGTTCTGATTGCAAATCAT TTGAATCTGGATTGGAAGAGAAAGATGATGTGTTCAAGGAGTGGACCTCAAGAAGACCATGGAAAGAGAGGAGAAAAGCAAATAGAAGTGGTATTCCACAGTCACTGTCAAAGTCTCAGCCTCCTGAGCTCATATATTATGGTCGCCATTCGGGAGTAATTGGTCTTGCTAAAGGAGAGCTATATAAGACTGTATCTGATGTTGAGATGGGAAGTCATGGATATGACAAG GTCCTTGTGGATGCAGAATGTACTCATGACGGTTCAGTTAAACATATTCAGAAGTTTGAAAATTGGGGCTGGGGGACTTTTCAACGTCGAGTACTAGATGCAGAGAGGACTGATAACTTGCATGTTCTGCAG TTGAATCTTCTCCGTAATGGTTTCAGACTACTAAAAGTTGGAGGCTCACTTGTTTACAGCACTTGCAG CTTAACATTGGCTCAGAATGAAGATGTGGTGGAACATTTCTTgaaggaaaatgtaaatgctg AGTTGGCAGAGATAGATGGTGGTGCCAGAAATTGGCCTTGCAAAAGTGGTGGGATACCAAAAACATGGCGATTTGACCCCTTAACATCTCAAACTAGTGGACTTTTTGTTGCCAAGTTCACAAAAGTAGCCATTTAA
- the LOC107643353 gene encoding 26S proteasome non-ATPase regulatory subunit 4 homolog isoform X1, which produces MVLEATMICIDNSEWMRNGDYSPSRFQAQADAVNLICGAKTQSNPENTVGVLTMAGKGVRVLVTPTSDLGKILACMHGLEIGGDMNLAAGIQVAQLALKHRQNKKQQQRIIVFAGSPVKHEKKVLEMIGRKLKKNSVALDIVNFGEEDEGKTEKLEALLAAVNNNDTSHIVHVPAGTNALSDVLISTPIFTGDGEGGSGFAAAAAAAAAGGVSGFEFGVDPNLDPELALALRVSMEEERARQEAAAKKAAEEASKQEKGGEQQASSQDATMTERASASASEAETKTNDMMDDENALLQQALAMSMDDPAINQEAKDTDMSEAASDDPELALALQLSVADSSKDSSSQSDMSKLLADQSFVSSILASLPGVDPNDPSVKDLLASMQNQSESQQKNDDKKPPSEEEKK; this is translated from the exons ATGGTGCTCGAG GCGACGATGATCTGTATCGACAATTCGGAATGGATGCGAAACGGGGATTATTCTCCTTCTCGATTCCAAGCTCAAGCTGACGCTGTCAATCTTATTTGCGGTGCCAAAACTCAG TCTAATCCAGAAAATACAGTGGGAGTTCTCACCATGGCCGGGAAGGGGGTTCGTGTTTTGGTCACTCCTACCAGTGATCTGGGCAAGATATTAGCTTGCATGCATG GATTAGAAATAGGTGGTGATATGAACCTAGCCGCTGGCATTCAGGTGGCACAATTGGCTCTTAAGCATCGGCAAAATAAGAAGCAGCAGCAAAGGATTATTGTCTTTGCTGGAAG TCCTGTCAAGCATGAGAAGAAAGTATTGGAGATGATTGGAAGAAAGTTAAAAAAGAATAGTGTTGCACTTGACATTGTCAATTTCGGTGAGGAAGATGAGGGGAAGACAGAGAAGCTGGAAGCACTCCTTGCAGCTGTGAACAATAATGATACCAGCCACATTGTTCATGTTCCAGCTGGTACAAATGCTCTTTCTGATGTGCTTATAAG CACACCTATTTTTACTGGCGATGGTGAAGGTGGAAGTGGATTTGCAGCTGCTGCAGCAGCAGCTGCAGCTGGTGGTGTATCTGGATTTGAGTTCGGTGTGGATCCAAACTTGGACCCCGAGCTGGCTCTTGCTTTAAGAGTTTCAATGGAAGAAGAGAGAGCCAGGCAGGAAGCAGCTGCAAAAAAAGCTGCAGAAGAAGCTTCTAAACAAGAGAAGGGTGGTGAGCAGCAAGCCAGCTCACAAGATGCAACAATGACTGAGCGTGCTAGTGCATCAGCTTCAGAAGCTGAGACAAAGACAAATGATATGATG GATGACGAGAATGCACTACTACAACAGGCTCTTGCAATGTCAATGGATGATCCTGCGATTAACCAGGAGGCCAAAGATACAGATATGTCTGAAGCAGCTTCAGATGATCCCGAATTGGCACTTG CTCTCCAATTATCGGTAGCAGACAGTTCAAAGGACTCATCTAGCCAGTCAGACATGAGTAAATTGTTGGCAGATCAATCCTTTGTGTCATCTATCCTTGCTTCG CTTCCTGGGGTTGACCCAAATGATCCATCTGTCAAAGATTTGCTGGCCTCCATGCAAAATCAATCTGAG TCTCAGCAGAAGAATGATGACAAAAAGCCACCAAGTGAGGAGGAAAAGAAGTAA
- the LOC107646992 gene encoding uncharacterized protein LOC107646992 isoform X3, producing MASTLRFTLQSIPPHDSFEVEKEVKCKLEKVQWLQGFYSLPPHVQIAGSRAYQEGKIYGIDASSGAAVMALNVSPGDHVLDLCAAPGAKLCMILDLLGDLGSVTGVDVARHRLAACRTMLQKYALGDRCRLFVADGTTFSVIPVGSRSDCKSFESGLEEKDDVFKEWTSRRPWKERRKANRSGIPQSLSKSQPPELIYYGRHSGVIGLAKGELYKTVSDVEMGSHGYDKVLVDAECTHDGSVKHIQKFENWGWGTFQRRVLDAERTDNLHVLQLNLLRNGFRLLKVGGSLVYSTCSLTLAQNEDVVEHFLKENVNAELAEIDGGARNWPCKSGGIPKTWRFDPLTSQTSGLFVAKFTKVAI from the exons ATGGCCTCGACCCTTCGATTTACACTGCAATCGATTCCACCCCACGATTCATTCG AGGTTGAAAAAGAGGTGAAGTGCAAACTTGAGAAAGTGCAATGGTTGCAAGGGTTTTACTCTCTTCCACCTCATGTTCAAATTGCTGGTTCTAGGGCATATCAAGAAGGGAAA ATATATGGAATTGATGCATCTTCGGGAGCTGCTGTTATGGCTTTGAATGTATCACCTGGGGATCATGTCCTTGATCTATGTGCTGCTCCTG ggGCTAAACTTTGTATGATACTTGACCTGCTTGGGGACTTGGGCTCTGTGACCGGTGTAGATGTTGCAAGGCATCGTTTGGCTGCATGTAGAACAATGCTGCAGAAATATGCATTGGGTGATCGATGTCGGCTTTTTGTTGCTGATGGAACAACATTTTCAGTTATTCCTGTGGGATCTCGTTCTGATTGCAAATCAT TTGAATCTGGATTGGAAGAGAAAGATGATGTGTTCAAGGAGTGGACCTCAAGAAGACCATGGAAAGAGAGGAGAAAAGCAAATAGAAGTGGTATTCCACAGTCACTGTCAAAGTCTCAGCCTCCTGAGCTCATATATTATGGTCGCCATTCGGGAGTAATTGGTCTTGCTAAAGGAGAGCTATATAAGACTGTATCTGATGTTGAGATGGGAAGTCATGGATATGACAAG GTCCTTGTGGATGCAGAATGTACTCATGACGGTTCAGTTAAACATATTCAGAAGTTTGAAAATTGGGGCTGGGGGACTTTTCAACGTCGAGTACTAGATGCAGAGAGGACTGATAACTTGCATGTTCTGCAG TTGAATCTTCTCCGTAATGGTTTCAGACTACTAAAAGTTGGAGGCTCACTTGTTTACAGCACTTGCAG CTTAACATTGGCTCAGAATGAAGATGTGGTGGAACATTTCTTgaaggaaaatgtaaatgctg AGTTGGCAGAGATAGATGGTGGTGCCAGAAATTGGCCTTGCAAAAGTGGTGGGATACCAAAAACATGGCGATTTGACCCCTTAACATCTCAAACTAGTGGACTTTTTGTTGCCAAGTTCACAAAAGTAGCCATTTAA
- the LOC107646992 gene encoding uncharacterized protein LOC107646992 isoform X2 — MEEDAPTLPLPEAFLQFLEANGLDPSIYTAIDSTPRFIRLKPGFDACVEEVEKEVKCKLEKVQWLQGFYSLPPHVQIAGSRAYQEGKIYGIDASSGAAVMALNVSPGDHVLDLCAAPGAKLCMILDLLGDLGSVTGVDVARHRLAACRTMLQKYALGDRCRLFVADGTTFSVIPYQTVESGLEEKDDVFKEWTSRRPWKERRKANRSGIPQSLSKSQPPELIYYGRHSGVIGLAKGELYKTVSDVEMGSHGYDKVLVDAECTHDGSVKHIQKFENWGWGTFQRRVLDAERTDNLHVLQLNLLRNGFRLLKVGGSLVYSTCSLTLAQNEDVVEHFLKENVNAELAEIDGGARNWPCKSGGIPKTWRFDPLTSQTSGLFVAKFTKVAI, encoded by the exons ATGGAAGAAGACGCTCCAACGCTGCCATTGCCAGAAGCTTTCCTTCAATTCCTCGAAGCCAATGGCCTCGACCCTTCGATTTACACTGCAATCGATTCCACCCCACGATTCATTCG GTTGAAACCCGGATTTGATGCTTGTGTTGAAGAGGTTGAAAAAGAGGTGAAGTGCAAACTTGAGAAAGTGCAATGGTTGCAAGGGTTTTACTCTCTTCCACCTCATGTTCAAATTGCTGGTTCTAGGGCATATCAAGAAGGGAAA ATATATGGAATTGATGCATCTTCGGGAGCTGCTGTTATGGCTTTGAATGTATCACCTGGGGATCATGTCCTTGATCTATGTGCTGCTCCTG ggGCTAAACTTTGTATGATACTTGACCTGCTTGGGGACTTGGGCTCTGTGACCGGTGTAGATGTTGCAAGGCATCGTTTGGCTGCATGTAGAACAATGCTGCAGAAATATGCATTGGGTGATCGATGTCGGCTTTTTGTTGCTGATGGAACAACATTTTCAGTTATTCCT TATCAAACAGTTGAATCTGGATTGGAAGAGAAAGATGATGTGTTCAAGGAGTGGACCTCAAGAAGACCATGGAAAGAGAGGAGAAAAGCAAATAGAAGTGGTATTCCACAGTCACTGTCAAAGTCTCAGCCTCCTGAGCTCATATATTATGGTCGCCATTCGGGAGTAATTGGTCTTGCTAAAGGAGAGCTATATAAGACTGTATCTGATGTTGAGATGGGAAGTCATGGATATGACAAG GTCCTTGTGGATGCAGAATGTACTCATGACGGTTCAGTTAAACATATTCAGAAGTTTGAAAATTGGGGCTGGGGGACTTTTCAACGTCGAGTACTAGATGCAGAGAGGACTGATAACTTGCATGTTCTGCAG TTGAATCTTCTCCGTAATGGTTTCAGACTACTAAAAGTTGGAGGCTCACTTGTTTACAGCACTTGCAG CTTAACATTGGCTCAGAATGAAGATGTGGTGGAACATTTCTTgaaggaaaatgtaaatgctg AGTTGGCAGAGATAGATGGTGGTGCCAGAAATTGGCCTTGCAAAAGTGGTGGGATACCAAAAACATGGCGATTTGACCCCTTAACATCTCAAACTAGTGGACTTTTTGTTGCCAAGTTCACAAAAGTAGCCATTTAA
- the LOC107644158 gene encoding thiosulfate sulfurtransferase 18, whose product MGSIGTESPKVEVATVDVISTKGLIQNGHVYLDVRTVEEFQKGHVDADKIINIPYMFNTPQGRVKNLEFLKEVSSACKKEDHIIVGCQSGVRSLYATADLLAEGYKDVNNMGGGYLDWIKNEFPVKAPKVKNDL is encoded by the exons ATGGGTTCAATTGGAACCGAAAG CCCAAAAGTTGAGGTTGCCACAGTTGATGTAATTTCAACTAAGGGTCTTATCCAGAATGGCCATGTTTATCTAGATGTTAG GACTGTGGAAGAGTTCCAGAAAGGACATGTGGATGCAGATAAGATTATCAACATTCCATACATGTTTAATACACCACAGG GAAGGGTAAAGAACCTGGAGTTTTTGAAGGAGGTTTCATCTGCTTGTAAGAAAGAAGATCACATCATTGTG ggTTGCCAGAGTGGGGTGAGGTCTCTTTATGCAACTGCTGATCTTCTTGCTGAG GGTTATAAGGATGTGAATAACATGGGAGGAGGTTATTTGGACTGGATAAAGAATGAATTTCCAGTGAAAGCACCAAAAGTGAAAAATGATCTCTAA
- the LOC107643353 gene encoding 26S proteasome non-ATPase regulatory subunit 4 homolog isoform X2, with the protein MVLEATMICIDNSEWMRNGDYSPSRFQAQADAVNLICGAKTQSNPENTVGVLTMAGKGVRVLVTPTSDLGKILACMHGLEIGGDMNLAAGIQVAQLALKHRQNKKQQQRIIVFAGSPVKHEKKVLEMIGRKLKKNSVALDIVNFGEEDEGKTEKLEALLAAVNNNDTSHIVHVPAGTNALSDVLISTPIFTGDGEGGSGFAAAAAAAAAGGVSGFEFGVDPNLDPELALALRVSMEEERARQEAAAKKAAEEASKQEKGGEQQASSQDATMTERASASASEAETKTNDMMDDENALLQQALAMSMDDPAINQEAKDTDMSEAASDDPELALALQLSVADSSKDSSSQSDMSKLLADQSFVSSILASLPGVDPNDPSVKDLLASMQNQSEQKNDDKKPPSEEEKK; encoded by the exons ATGGTGCTCGAG GCGACGATGATCTGTATCGACAATTCGGAATGGATGCGAAACGGGGATTATTCTCCTTCTCGATTCCAAGCTCAAGCTGACGCTGTCAATCTTATTTGCGGTGCCAAAACTCAG TCTAATCCAGAAAATACAGTGGGAGTTCTCACCATGGCCGGGAAGGGGGTTCGTGTTTTGGTCACTCCTACCAGTGATCTGGGCAAGATATTAGCTTGCATGCATG GATTAGAAATAGGTGGTGATATGAACCTAGCCGCTGGCATTCAGGTGGCACAATTGGCTCTTAAGCATCGGCAAAATAAGAAGCAGCAGCAAAGGATTATTGTCTTTGCTGGAAG TCCTGTCAAGCATGAGAAGAAAGTATTGGAGATGATTGGAAGAAAGTTAAAAAAGAATAGTGTTGCACTTGACATTGTCAATTTCGGTGAGGAAGATGAGGGGAAGACAGAGAAGCTGGAAGCACTCCTTGCAGCTGTGAACAATAATGATACCAGCCACATTGTTCATGTTCCAGCTGGTACAAATGCTCTTTCTGATGTGCTTATAAG CACACCTATTTTTACTGGCGATGGTGAAGGTGGAAGTGGATTTGCAGCTGCTGCAGCAGCAGCTGCAGCTGGTGGTGTATCTGGATTTGAGTTCGGTGTGGATCCAAACTTGGACCCCGAGCTGGCTCTTGCTTTAAGAGTTTCAATGGAAGAAGAGAGAGCCAGGCAGGAAGCAGCTGCAAAAAAAGCTGCAGAAGAAGCTTCTAAACAAGAGAAGGGTGGTGAGCAGCAAGCCAGCTCACAAGATGCAACAATGACTGAGCGTGCTAGTGCATCAGCTTCAGAAGCTGAGACAAAGACAAATGATATGATG GATGACGAGAATGCACTACTACAACAGGCTCTTGCAATGTCAATGGATGATCCTGCGATTAACCAGGAGGCCAAAGATACAGATATGTCTGAAGCAGCTTCAGATGATCCCGAATTGGCACTTG CTCTCCAATTATCGGTAGCAGACAGTTCAAAGGACTCATCTAGCCAGTCAGACATGAGTAAATTGTTGGCAGATCAATCCTTTGTGTCATCTATCCTTGCTTCG CTTCCTGGGGTTGACCCAAATGATCCATCTGTCAAAGATTTGCTGGCCTCCATGCAAAATCAATCTGAG CAGAAGAATGATGACAAAAAGCCACCAAGTGAGGAGGAAAAGAAGTAA